From Malus sylvestris chromosome 1, drMalSylv7.2, whole genome shotgun sequence:
ACTGAATCATATATCTCGCTGATATATAGTTAGGCATTTCACTTTCTCTTTCCATATTGATCCTAATTTTTCGAATAAGCTGCATATGAAGCCAATTTAGGAATGACATTTGAGATGCACAAAGTAGTTTCTCTCAAGAGGAGATACCAATCCCAATTCAAACAAGAGACGCATGTATCCAAAAGTGTGTTTGTAACTAATGGGAATATTCTTGAGAACAAATCGCTCCGTCCAAATCCAAATTCTTGGGGTGTGACATTCATACCATCACGTTATACTATTAATTTATGGATTATAACATGGTAGATGACATAATTAGGATAAATATACACGTATTATGATAAGAATGAATTAATTTCTCCACGTAATAATGTGACAATTACAATGAAAATTTCCTATAATTATCCAAGATACACGTTAAATGATAAATATATACACGTGTTATGATAAGAATGAATTAATTTCTCAATGTAACAATGTGACATTCACGAGGAAAGATTTCAGAATAATTCAAGATGCACGTTAAATTAGGTTCCCCAGGACACGGCTGTGACAACCACTACTTGGCCATGTGAGATAGATTCTATAAACTTACAGCAGGTGATCTTGCAGCTTCACAGGCTTCCTAAACTAATATAAATACCACCCCGTAGCCACTCTATTTTCATCAAGAAATCAAACAAGTCCGTTCATTCCGTTTATCCGTGTCTTTTGTATTATCTGTGTCTATTTTGTTAGGAGAAGTAGTAGTTTGTGTCTTAGAAACACACTTTAGAAAAAACAGAGAGTAAAAAATGGGTAAGGGAGGCCAATCCTGCAATGGCGTGGTTAGAGACGCCAAACCTGTTGAGCAGGAAAACATGGCTGCCTGGCTAGTTGATGTTAACACCATCAAGATCCTACCTTTCAAGCTCCCCGCTATTGGTATGTACTTATCTCCCTACTTTTATTTTCATCGCtagtttttttttcggtttttgattttcagttttcaaGTTTCGTTGAAGTATTGGCTAACATCTTGCTTTCCTGTTTCTTGGGATTTCTTAATTTTAGGACCGAATGATGTTCGAATTCGGATTAAGGCTGTTGGCATTTGCGGAAGTGATATTCACTACCTCAAGACCATGAAATGTGGGGATTTTCAGGTTAAGGATCCGATGGTGATCGGACATGAGTGTGCTGGGATCGTAGACAAAGTTGGGAGCGAGGTGAAGCATCTGGTGCCTGGTGACCGTGTGGCTGTTGAGCCCGGCATCAGCTGCGCACATTGCCAGCAGTGCAAAGGCGGCCGCTACAATCTATGCCCTGACATGAAGTTTTTCGCCACCCCACCTGTTCATGGTTCATTGGCGAATCAGATTGTGCACCCCGCGGATCTGTGCTTTAAATTGCCGGAAAATGTGAGCTTGGAAGAAGGGGCAATGTGTGAGCCCTTGAGTGTTGGGGTTCACGCTTGTCGGCGAGCCAATGTTGGTCCCGAAACAACTGTTCTGATCGTCGGCGCAGGGCCGATCGGGCTGGTTTCCGTGCTGGCTGCTCGTGCTTTCGGAGCACCAAGAATTGTCATCGTAGATATGGATGACAGGCGTTTAGCCATGGCAAAGTCTCTCGGCGCCGATGGCACGGTCAAAGTTTCGACAAAAATGGAGGATTTAGATGACGAAGTTGCCAAGATTAAAGAAGCTATGGGATCCGAAGTTGATGTGACCTTCGACTGTGTTGGCTTCAACAAAACCATGTCTACGGGCCTCAATGCCACTCGTCCTGGCGGCAAAGTTTGCCTTGTCGGAATGGGACACGGGGTGATGACAGTCCCTCTCACTCCGGCTGCTGCCAGGGAGGTTGACGTGGTTGGAGTTTTTCGTTACAAGAACACATGGCCGCTTTGCCTTGAGTTTTTGAGAAGCGGGAAGATCGACGTGAAGCCGCTTATTACCCACCGGTTTGGTTTTACCGAGAAGGAGGTGGAAGAAGCTTTTGCAACCAGTGCTCGGGGGGGCAACGCCATTAAAGTCATGTTTACTCTATAGCAAATCAACCATGAAGTTGCAGAATTTCGGATTGTTTGAGGGGGCAAGTTTGTGATGGTTGGGAAATTTGGAAGTCATCATCTCGGATGAAGAATGTTCTTGTTCTAAAGTTCGTGGAAACTTGTTGTTGTACAGGGACCATTGTATACCTTTATTAGATCTCGGCATGCACCAGTGTAGTAGCTTCCCGTATTTTTAACATGAGTCCGTCAATATATATGAACTATGTATGTAACTAAAAGTTCTTCAATATAAGTCTTTTTTTCCGCTGAAGTTGTTTTCATTTGACACGAGTCTGTTGGCCTTGCTTCAGTTCCTTTGGACCATCGAAGAGAGTACTAGACACATCGTGATGCAGAAATATAGACGTACTTCTAttagtgtagaaaatatataCCTTGAGTTACTGTTGTTCCAATAGCATTTCCTGCTGCAGTAGCGTATGGTAGAGCAGTTTATGAATGTCTACGCGGTGGATTTGATTTTACCAAAGATGATGAGAATGTTAATTCCTAACAATTTTACAAATTATCACAAACCCAACTTATTAAGTTAGAGAAATTGGTCACATAAATCGGCCActataattataatcaaagatAATTCAAATCTTAACACACAAGATGAACATTCTTTATCACTTAAATTGCAAGTTActctttcctctctctttttCACCCTAAGGCATTTTCTTTTCACCCTAAAGTTGTAAACCTAATACTTTTGTGTTAACGATGGTTGTCCAAATACTACTTTTGAGGGTTAATAGAATCTAATATTTCTTTTCTAAAACGAAAAATAGTTAAAGAGCAAAGCatttagagcaattccacccctaagACTTtacgccagcacccagcgcatttatccactcaagtgaacattAATAGACCCCAGTGAATAGTAATAGGCtaaagcatctccacccctaaaaaaatgcgctggcacccagcccatttaaattttttttaatttttttataaaagaataaataaataaactagttttaatttcggataagattttttaacCAATTTTGTAACGCCATGTGTCATTttccgaacgtactattttgtgaatagatttcctcTAAGATTTGCAACCAATCCCgatgcgccacgtgtcactatcttcttttttttaagtttatatgGTGAGGTTATGTAATTTTATgtggtgtttttttttgtaaagtttatttggtgagtttaatgtaatcttatttggtgagtttatgtaatcttatttgatgtgtttaaataaagtacaaaaaataaatttgaaattacataaagttctaaaaataaataagaaattacattaaaaattacataagaaattaaataaagtactacaaAGAAATACGAAATTATACAAAGTATGTGGAgctaggatatgtggtgctaggatcttcgTTGCTAGGATTTCTGTAGCTAGAACCCCTCGACTTGTTTCCGGTATCGGggtcatgagtagtgtgaacccaacattcacacaacgtaacatcttcaatgttcttccacgaagaaatttttttctctcaaagtgtagaaaatattgaaatgtagatagtgTAGAAAGTgtggaaaatattgaaatgtggtgtaaggtggaagatgagggttatgtatttatagaaaaaaaataataatttttttgtatttttttataatttttaataaattttaatgtagttaattaatctggaccgttggatttgaaaaatattcaaatccaatagCCTATAAggtgccacgtggccaacggtcataattCTGTGGGTTgaaaaacgtggaccgttgatctgtaATCGAACGGTCCAGATCAAAAttataattcaaattttttttaccgttggaaatccaacgacaTATAGTGGGCCACGTCGCAAGCCCGGGTGACAATTGAGTGCGCCTGTCAGCGGGCACCGCCGTTGAATTGATGTCTGCTACTCGCGCCCACTCGAGCATGAGTGCCATGCGCCAGGCGCAAAAAAGAAAATGGGCCGGTCCCTGGGTCAGTCAATTTTAGCATGGCCTGGAGACTAGCATGGGCTGGGTGCAAGTC
This genomic window contains:
- the LOC126632768 gene encoding sorbitol dehydrogenase-like translates to MGKGGQSCNGVVRDAKPVEQENMAAWLVDVNTIKILPFKLPAIGPNDVRIRIKAVGICGSDIHYLKTMKCGDFQVKDPMVIGHECAGIVDKVGSEVKHLVPGDRVAVEPGISCAHCQQCKGGRYNLCPDMKFFATPPVHGSLANQIVHPADLCFKLPENVSLEEGAMCEPLSVGVHACRRANVGPETTVLIVGAGPIGLVSVLAARAFGAPRIVIVDMDDRRLAMAKSLGADGTVKVSTKMEDLDDEVAKIKEAMGSEVDVTFDCVGFNKTMSTGLNATRPGGKVCLVGMGHGVMTVPLTPAAAREVDVVGVFRYKNTWPLCLEFLRSGKIDVKPLITHRFGFTEKEVEEAFATSARGGNAIKVMFTL